A segment of the Pelecanus crispus isolate bPelCri1 chromosome Z, bPelCri1.pri, whole genome shotgun sequence genome:
GATGAGAGAGGTATTTCTTACTTGAGAAGACCAAGCAGGGATTCTTGTCAGCAGCGTCTTTGGAAATGAGCAAAAACTTTTTAGTCCAGCAGGGGTCTTTGAAATCTTAGCTAGTCAGCATGTTACAGAGGAAAATGTCAAAGAAACACCCTTGAGGCAGGAGCTGAAGCTGAATGTGAAGTCCTGCATGGAAAGTGTTGAGAGAGAGCTTGCCTTCCATGTCTCTGTGAGCAACCGCAGCTCCCGGCTTAACACACCGGGGAGCCTTGCTAGGGCAGGACGAGACTCCATGTGGTGCATGCTCTGCTGTGGAGACAGAAGGGTCATACACTCTGAGAAGGTTGTGACTATACACCAGGGTTAGCCTCTTACTAAAGCACTAGTGCCATAAATCATACTATGGTAACACAGGGCAGATGAGTAGGCATGGCAAGCTCCCATCAGACCCTTGGTCAAATGCACATACTCTGTCTTGCCACTGGGTTTATTCACATGTAATGGCAGAAAAAGAGATTTGGTTGTTTAGTAGAAGTAAATAATaacaattttgtcttttttcctgcctAGCTGTTGCGTAGCCTGTTGGAGCAAAAAGACTCTGACTTCACTCCAGGGACACATGCCAGAAGCAACGTGAAATAGCTGTCGGCACCAGGAGTGTCCGTGGGATGAGGTTGTTGCTCCCCACTGTGCAGCCCCCTTTGCAGTTCCTAGCTTTCtctcctgggctgctgctggaggaaacAGCCCACTtggggctggcacagggcagtctcatggtggtgtttttttgccCTGTGCAAGCACCCTCAGATTCTTGACCAAATCAACAAGTTTTATGGTTAAAGCTGAAATTGTTGCTAGTCCCTGCTTACTATGGAGTCTAGTAAACAGTATAGGAGCAGGGCCTGCCCTGGAGCAAGAGATGGACAGACAGAGCTTCAAAGGCCAGGAACTTTCTAAggatcaaaaatattttaaagaaatcacagaGATGATACAGGCTGTCTCTGTCAGTCCTGCAGGAATGGGTTTTACATGGCTCTGAATGTTGCACCTGTTCTTCacagaaagtttttttctttttagcagagCAGGGTACACTACTGCCAGCACTTAAGCGATATTAGTTTTTCAAGGGCATTTGGTAGAGGGTGAGGGttgtgttggtttggggtttttttttgttgggagtggtagtggtggtggtttggttttctgttttttaaagagaacaAGGTTTGCATTTTGGCCCTTGGATCTTCCCTTTACAGGTGCATTAGCCATAGTAGCTGGGACACCAGCGCTCACGTTGAGTTGAACTGGGATTTCTCTATAACAGAAGTTATTCATGTTCAAGGCTCAGgtcacagttttatttttccagttctcaaataaaaatttttcagtatttttctaaaagttaTAATACAAATGGAAAGGGTGTTACAAAAGTTAAGAAAATGCAGGTCACAAACAAAAACAGTAGGTTGTCTTTCATCTTAATACAATTGCTGTACATTTTTGCTGTATCTCCATCATAAACTTATATTTGCTGgtaattttgtttgaaatagcGAGCACCCCAAATTAAGACGGCAACACAGGATAAAATAACCACGACAACTGCAATGATTCCTGCTGTGTTGATCCCACAGGAGAGTGAGACAGTGGCCAGCTGAGCACCAGCTAGCAATTTGGGTTCAGAGCATCTCGTTCCTTCAGGGTCTTCAATTTTATCCAGATTCTGCTTGTACCAGGTGATTAAACCAATATTGGAGCAGGTGCAGTCCAGAGGGTTGTAACTTAAATTGATTATGCAGTGGCCAGCCAGGGACGCTAGCTTGTCATGTGGTACAATACGGATCCTGTTGTGGGCTAAATTGAGATAGATGCTCTTGAGGTTTGAAAATGCATCTGTGCTGAATGCAGTAAGTTTGTTGTGGCTCAGATCAACATGCTGTAACTTCTTGAGACTGTGAAATGCTTGGCTGCCTATTGCTGTCAGTTCACAGGATGATAAAATTAGCACCTCTAATTTGGATAGCTGTTGGAACAGTTTGTCCCTTGGCATGATCCCCAACTCAAAGCTATTTTGACTAAGGTCCAAGAGCTTGAGGTTTTCCAGGCCTTGAAAGAGATGCTGAATGCTAGTATTAATGTGAGAAGAGGAAAGATTCAGCACTTGCAAGAGATGCAAATTCCGGAAAGGACCCTGTGAAGTGTTGATATGAAGAGGAGTGAAAGCTAGGTCCAGCAGCTCCAGGTTAGTGCTGTCCTTAATGAGCACATCTTGGAGGTAGAGCTTTATGTTGTGGCTCAGATTCAGGTACCGAAGACTGCTCAAACCACTCAGTGCTTCATTACAGCAGTTAAAGCTTTCGATATGACTCTTACTTAAATCGAGATGTTGAAGCTTTGCCAGTTTCTCCAAACAGCCAGAGCCCAGCTGCAGGAACTGTGAGTTACCCTTGATGTTGAGGTGGGTGAGGGAGGGGAAGGCGGCAGAGCTGATGTTGCAGAGGTGCTCAAAGGAGTTACCATTGAGAACTAACTCTGCTAGCGAGCTCATGCCACTGATGCCAGGGGGCAAGGCACTGATGTGGGTTTGAGTTAGGTCCAGCTTTCGGAGCCTGGTCAAGCACTGAAACATGTCGGCGTTTAGGTTTCTGAAGTGCCGTAGCTGCAGATAGAGATCCTTGACAGATATATTACAGAGGCCTTGTAAAACATTTGGGCTTATGTAGGGCTCCTTTTCCACACCGTGAAATGTTCCCAGCCAAAGGGTCTGCATTGTGGATTTCTGTATCCCTGCTAGGACCCCAGGGATGTCAGCGCAGCCCCCAAAGTCCAAACTGTAGAAATGGGACTGGAAAGCTCCAGGTTCAATGTATGTAATGTCGTTGCCTTTAAAGATGAGAGTTATATTGCTGGTCTTCTGCAGGACACAGACATCTTCTGCTGTGATTCCTCTTATGTTGTTCATTTGAAAGTCAAGGTATTTGAGGTTTTGAGTAGGAAAGTTGGGAGGAAGCTGCAGCGAAGAGATGTGGTTGCTGCCCAAGATGAGGGTGTCCAGGCTGTCCAGATTTGTCATTGGAATAAAGGACATACTTGTTATTCCCGTCTGCGTTAAGACAAGCTGCTTCAGGGACTGTGGTCCAGCAAATGCTGTGTCAGACAGAAACATGAGCAGGTTTCCAGTCAGCACGATTGTCTTCAGTTGCTTGTTGCTGTGAAAGGCGCCATCATACACCCAGTTGATCTGACACCttaagaaagcaacagaaaccaGCATCAGTGGCCTGTCTTGCAAAACTCTCCCAGTATATGTGATAACCCAAACTGCACTTCATATCTGTAAGAACTCGTGATCAGTTGCCTTCACCGGGGTAAAGGTGTCTGTCTTTTCCAGTGACACTTGCCTGGTATTTGCAAGCTCACATTGAAATTCAGGgtcctggagagaagaaaaacttacCCTGAAATGATTGGTGTGTGGAGGCATTTGTAGAAGTCAGGGAAACATGAGGTTTTTAGTGTCCagcttaataaaattaaaacctctTTTCCTATAGAAAAAGCCAGGCATTTACAAGGATCAAACCTGTCTTTCCCTAGGGTTtaggaaacagtatttttgtagaaaaatgaaTCGAAAAATTGCTTTAGTGACTTTGCTGTCGCTGCTGTCTTAGCAGCGGTAATATGTGGAAAATGCATATTTCACCCACTGTCCTGCAAATAATTGTCACCAGAGAAGCCTAGATATTGCCCAAGCGTATCAACCTCTGCTTAGCAAAATACTCGCAGCTGTCTGCAAGTGCTACTGGTGGTTTCCCTGTGAAGGCAGAGAGGTGCTGTTCTGGTGTGCGCCAGAAGCCTGCTTCAGACAGGGGATTTGACCAACCTGATGCTCAGAAGTGAGGACATTCTCCCATACCTTGTTAAGTCCAAGTAGAGAAGGGACTTCAGCTCAGAGAAGGTTGAAttctggagggaagggagcacATTGAAGCTGAAGTCAAGGATTTCGGTTGTGACAGGTAGTTTGTCAGGAATCTCCTTCAGTCCTAAACCTTCACAGCTATAGCTTTTATTTACTCTAATCTGTGGAAAATATAAAGTGAAACAAGTGAAACTGCAAGAGGTATGTACTGCaatataaacaggaaaatatggcacttcaaaaaaaaaaaaaaaaaacaaaccaaaacccagaattttgaattatttaaaaacacaggaGCCAGAACCCTAGGAAGCCTTAGTGCAGGCTTGCAATGCACAACCCTGGGTTTTTCCGgagtgtgtttttaaaatgaatgccTTGAATCTCTCTTGTACTAATTTGAAGTGTGTCTCATCTGTAGTACTTTTTTCTCAAAGTTAGCACATGTGAGGATTGTTTACTCTCCTGGATGAATTATTAATTCCTAAGAAAGAATCCCCACAAGGTAgttttaaattctgaatttcatAAGTCTTGTAACAAAGTTTATTCTAAGAGAAGTCTTAAGAAAACCTTGCGGAAAGGAGGTAAAAAAGGGCAGGTCTGGGAATGTTTCTAGAAGGAACATGTCCAAATTAATTGGATCTGAACTGCCGTTACACACTGCAGCGAGAGTATGGAAGGAAGGTTGAGTTCAGGCTAGACAAAGATCTTATCTGCTCCACCGAGTCTTTAAAATTTCTATGAAGGCTTTTCagtttaactgaaaataaattgatCTGTTATGTAGAGAAGTCTACTCTGTATAGGATACCAGGGAAATGCACTAAATGTGTTTGACCTGCCTTTGCCTGGTGATTGCACGAAAGTCAACCAGAGCCTGGGACTACGGCATGCAAGGAAACGCCGCCCTGGAACAGCCTGCTGCAGTTACTCAAGGCAGTGGAGATGCTCAGAGAATCTCACTTGTCCCAGCTGCCAAGCTGCGATGGGGAGTgtgggcacagccagcacagtgccaccctcctcctcgcccagccctgctcccagagAAAGCCCTGGGTGGCTACAGGGCCAGCCTGGGAGGCCCAGGGTCCCCAGGACcacctgggagctgcagctttgGCAATATCCTGCCAGGAAGCTCGGAGACGTTCTGCTTGCAGGGAAGTAAAAGTACATATTGCACAGCTGGCAAATCTGACTGTTTTAATGATCTGCAAAGCTACTCTGTTAGCCCAAAAAGCAAGCGCAGGTGGTGGGATGTCCAGTGAGAAATAGACTGGAGCCTGGAGTCTGTGACGAGCAGAGGACAGCACAGGTGCATGCCCTGTGGGGCGGGGGCACGTGGCTcaccagggtttttttgaggtgAGCACGTGTGGACCCTGGGGAATGGCGCACGAGGTTTGGGTCTTTCCATCCACGTGGGACTGTGAGTGAGACCAAACCACGTCTCTGCCTGTCTGTGGCTTAGGAGAGGCAGGTGGGCAGTGGAGGCACTTCGTAACCTCGCTGGAGGGGAAAGAGCAGTATTGGTTGGAAGCCACAAGCTGGACACGGCAAacactttcttcctttcctataGGTGCAAGCCCTGTAACCAGAGGGTGCCAGGGGAGCACCATGGCCCTGTGCTGCCGCAGACAGTGCAGACCggcagacaggggcagagagaCGCTGGCAGTGGCGTGGCAGAGACGGGAGGGAGCGGAAAGGGACTGTCACAACAAAATGCCCCATGCAGGTGGGGAGTGCGGCTCCGCCACCATCCCTCTTCCCCTAAACATGCTGGGGTCCAGCACCGGCTGGATGGGAtgagccagcagctgcctgcagctggccaCTTGGCACGACCTGGGGGGCAGCAAGCCAGCCCAGTACCTGCTGTAGCACAGGGACTTGGCTCCAGCCTAGAAGTGCTGAAATAATACAGCACTGGTAACTATAGAAATAGCAAAATATAGACTTAGAAAAGCTGATGCTTTCAATACTGATAAGCAAAGAAGAACTCGTGGAGCTGACTGCCATGTTGTGTGGTTTAGACAGATAAAACATGTTTAGCTGCCACTATAAATGAGAACAGTGTCTGTTTTTTACCATTCAAATAAATTAGCAAGTAAGCGCTCTCTGTATGCTTTGGGGCATGGAGCAGCTGTCAcagggagctgaggagaaaCCATTCCCTGGGGGTCTTGGTATGCCACTTGGAGTGCTCAGAGATTTGTACATTTAATTCAGTGAGGAACTTTCTATAAGCCCTAAATGTGTGCTGTGAAGGGCTGGGTTTCCACGGTGCTTCTTCCCTGAATCAAAAGCCtgacttttttcccttgtctcctgctttaaaaaaataaaataaaaatcttatgGGTCAGCCTTTTCCCCTGCACCTGGAAAAACTCTCGTACTTTCTTCCTATTGTCATGTGGTATCACACATCAACCAAACAACAAAGAGAGACACCATCATCCCACCACCGTGTACAAACACCTGTATGAAGAGCACACACATGAGACAAAAATCCTTCTGTCTGTCCTCTGCCTAGCTCTGATATCTGCTAAAACCCCTGTGAAACTTTATCGTCCTTCCAGCTCTCTGGGAGGTGAAGCACAGTGCTGGTTTGATGGTCTCCCAAAGTCCCGGACAGCGGCAGGAAAGAGTGTGAAGGTGCACgggtgtgaggaggaggaacagtGACTGACATCCCTGAGCACATCTCAAGACATCCACCTTATTTCCCTGATAAAGGCCTTCAGATCCTCCTGAGAGGAACTGAAAACAGTCGGACATCAGCAGGCAAGTATTCACCAGAGACCGATCCTCTACACACGAGGCTCCTCTGTCTTGAGAGGGACCAGCGGCTGTCACTCACCTCCACGCACATCGTCTCTGCGGCGCCGGATGCTTTGCAGCTAACACAGGCAAGCGTTGTGAAAATCAAGAAATATAAATCACAGGCCATTACAGAGTGAGGCAGATTGTTAAAATGGATATCTTGTCCTCTCTCCCCTTAATGAAAACGAGACAGAGCAGCAAAGGTCAGAAAAACTGAGCGAGTTGGCTAGAAAGGAGGtcataaggaaaagaaatgcttgcTGAACATCCTGAGTTCAGTGTGAGGAAAACAGTAGTTTTAGAGTGAAAGAGGAACTTCTCTGCTTTAAATATAGTCAAATGACTGTGCGTTAGATGGTTTTCTGGGgcagaacagattttttaaaaattgaaaatgagGGAAATTGGTCTTTATGCTTGTGTAGAGTGAAACATCTCTGCTAAGTACAGGGGAGTTAGTTCGGTGTGAAATATGATGTAGGGCGACAAAAGGGCAAGTGACATTGCAGCATCTCACCAAAGGGGATTTTAATGCAATGGAAAGTTTGAGTCAAACAAAATTTGGTGCATCACTTGGGAAAGTCACAAGAACTTgtaaaacaactgaaatataGGCACAAGATCTGTGCCTAGATTGCTGCAAAAAGGATCATGATGCTGAAACACGCTTCTCTTGTTACAAAGAGTAAAGCTGAAAAGCAATAATTCAGtgtgaaaatgtgtttcctCTTGTGTTTAGATTACAGGTAATGATTAGTTTTCTGAAGGAGGTCAATATTTCTAACCATCTCTAAGATGGACCTGTGTGTGGCAGCTGCAGGATGAAGTATCTGGTCCTCGCTGCCCAGGACTGTGCTAGTGCTAGCTCTAGCCAGCCAGCTcaacctgccttttttttcctttcttaaatgGCTGAGGTATTAGCTTGATAACTTTGTTTTCATCAGGCTTAACTGCCACTCTTTCTTCACCACCTGGTAGAGAAAGGCATGATGAAAACATGCTGGGCTTGGCAAACGTGCCCAAGCACAATAGGGAGAGGCTGGGTGGGCTGAACCACAGAGCTGATGCAGCCTCCATAACTCAATCAAATGAAGCTTCAGGCAATCCAGATGCCATCTGGAGAGCATCAAGCTCGACACCTGGGAAGATGGAGACATCTGGGCTTCTCTGGTGCCAAGGACATGCACAAAATCAGTGGCTTCAGCTCTGAAAGAGTGTATGAAGGCCACGGCTGCACTGGTAGCTGGAGTTCAAGTGTTCCTCAGGTTTTAGCTGAGCCATGCTGTGCTCATCCGTGCAggtggctggggacaggggagcaGTCAATGCGGCAGGAGCAAAGCTTAAAATCCAGTGCAGAGCCGACTCTCTTTTGCATTGTTGCCTAAGTCAGGCAACTGTTGCCTAAGTCAGgtgagctgctgtggctggcagGCATGGAGAGGCTGCAGCACTGGTGCCCTGCTGCTGTATTTGTCTGCTCTTATGACACTTCTGTGCTGACCTGTctcagctggggtttttttccctcctccttaatttataaaatttaaaagaaaagaacttaGCTCAATGACAAGCTAAAAAGCTCACTCCATATCCTACTAACATCTCTGCCTCTTTCCCAGACAGTTCCATGTTTGCTGGAAATCCTGCTCCCCCTGCAGCTAGTAgcaaaaatttcagagaaatttgTTGATTGGAATGTTTGTTCCTTGtttatttgctattttccaTGCTAAGGCTCAAAGGCTAAGGCTCGGCATGTCCCCACACTCTCTGCTGTGCTTTCCTGGCTTGCAGCAGCTTGGACTTACACTTGCACGCTGTGCCTTGTTTCTGGCTGCAAACCCTGGTGGCATGGATGCTTCCTCAAAACGCCCATATCTGAAACCTCAAATTTAAGATGAATTGtgttgttttggaagaaaagtccTTTAAGTCAGGAGGGGATATCAGCTGAAGCTAATCCTGCCTCTTCCTGCAGTGCAAGTATATAACTATGTGTTATAGAATTTATATTTGACATAAAGGGGTATAAATAACtccagagactttttttttggggtgagAGGAGTGTTTTTTGAAGAAATGGGAAGCTTTGTGATGCACATAATGAATTCCAAGGCCTGCCTCAATTTTGCATAATGCAGAATTCATTATGAAATTGGTATTGGGTGACTGAAGTTCTTCTCATCCATGTGCACAAGCAATTGCTGAGCTTAGTAAAAATGACTAATGATTAGAGGTGTCTGAATTATTCATTACGTATGCCTAGCTGATTAATTTAGCTCCTTGTGCTCTTAAAGGAGTGAATGGGGAGGGATAAGCGTTCATAGCAGTAGTTAGCAGGAGGGGGTTTAGGTGCTGGCAGGGGGCTTTGCTACAGGCGCCTGCTGTGTGGGCTTGGGCTCGGGCTagagcaggctgcagctcctctgccaccACAGCTGTGGCACCCGGGGCTGTTGCAGGCTGATTCACCTCCCACATTAAACAGGGGGAGCACTCCTTTTCTgcaagctttctgcttttagtGATGGTGTTCGCTGTTCCCATGTGCTGGGTGGATCTTTTCTCTATCACCACGTTCGGGGGCACTGTCAGACCACAGTGGTCTCTAGGAGAGTGCCCttgagaatattttcttcttcataataTTACTTTCTATGTGCTTGGCCAAAACTCTTCCTGCTCTGGTGATGGGAAATTGAAGAGCGTGTGAACAGCAGTGGTAATAATTGGCTTTAGTGCAACAGTGCTTGTTGCTGAGAGCTCATGAGATGCTGAATGCTGCTGAGGACTAAGTAAATTGCTCCCTCCACACTGCCCCCCCAGCACCGTGCCACTCCACAAACAAGTTGCACTACCCTGCAATCAAAAAGTCCCATGTACATCACCCCAGAAGTTCTCCATTTTAAACTGATTTCAGAGCTAGACAGGAGGAACAGCTCACAAGGCTCACCAAAATGTGGTGAGTCACCCACAGCATGTGCCCGCAAAACCACCACTGATGTGGTGTTGGTCCTAGCGGGGACCACAATAGTGAAGTGCTGGCGTGTTCCTCAGTCCAGCCAAGTGGCATGGATGTGGGCATCATGTGGGCTGTTGGCACAAACCTGAAGTCGTGTGATACTGATTCCCACCCCCACCATAGAAAGGTGGGTCCCATTTCTGAGTGGGATCCTGGGTCCTGCAGGAGCCTCTCCGCCTGGGCAGGAGGATGGCTGGCCAGGTCCAGGGGAAATCTTGTCTGGTGTCAAATCCTTTTGGCTGGCCCTGTGCCTCGCCCAGCCCTTGTGGCGGGAAAGGCTCCTTGTCAGAGCACTGAGCACAACACCTCCAAAAAGCCTGGCCCCAAAGGGGTGCTGCAGGTGGGATGAACCTGGAAATTGCTCCTCTTCCAAGGTTGCCTTGGAAAAAATGTATAATGACTGTAGGGGTAAGTGCCAATCAAGCTAcgaaattaaaaaaaaaaaaagtgcaatgaGTTGTGCATATATATTAAACAGATTTTAGCACCCTCAGAATTCTCCTACAAGACGTTAATTCTCTGTTATTTAAGAACTGAATCATGTCAATCTCTGGGTCTTCCATAGCTCTGAAGAAGAAGCGATTGGCAACCCAATGCAGCAGGGCTTTCAACATACATGTCTGTACAGGATCAAAATAActttcagtcattttctttaAGTATGGATTTCaagattttccttgttttttgttttctttggtacCACAAACAAGAGATGGGAACCCAAAgaattgttttaaatgctgtatGTTAAGAACCTGGACTGGGGTTTGCCTTGAGGCAGTGGGATTTGGGCTGTGATTGTTCCCCCACTGCGGCCGGGTGGTGCCCCAAGAGGTGACACGGCAGCTGGGGAGGACGGGAAccacctgccctgccctgccacaaACCCGCATTTTCCAGCAGGAAAACCTACAtgggctctgctgccagtgCAAGAGGTGCTGCAGGCTCAGCCTGTGCTCCAaggaaaagcctgaaaaaagaCGATGCAACAAGAGCATAAATCacctgcagggagaaaaaactGCCATTAAAAAATGACAGACTTTACCAGACTTTATGTGAAAACCCTCTGCTTCGTGCTGCAGCAATTGGTCTTTCTGAAATGCTAAACAAGGGCGGGAGACAGCAGCCAGGCCACAGCCAGACCACCAGCTCTCTAGACCTCACTCTCCGTGCATGTGAGCAATGTCCCTTTGCCTACCCACGGGGATGGTGGGGACACAAGAGGGACAGGAACTGCAGGACTGTGCCTGTGACGCCCTCCCCAGCTGGGCGCCAGCCCATCCGGTGCACGTTTCGAGCAGCCAGGGGccaggctgcagcatccccctgccccaggggtttctgttcctctgctttgctgctgctccttgaTGTAGGACCAAACCACCAGCTTCTGTCCTCTGGCATTGATGGTTAAAGTTAATGCCGAAAGCACGCCACAGCTGCAATTCTAAATTTCCATGACTTAAGCAAACCACCTGCACAGGTAGTGACCTAGATGCCCCATGAAAAAGAGAGAGTGTGACCAGGGATGTGATGTGAGCGCTGCATATAGAAATATCCCAAACAAATAAAGTGAGCACTCCTCTGGCTGCCTCTCCATGGATGGCTTGTTCTCATGTGGATTTTATTTGAGGCAGTTTTCAAAAGGATTGATTGCAAAGGTGCTTGACCAGGgcgctgctgctgtgccaggtCCTGGAACCCCTGGGCTTTGGGGGGTCACCGGTGCTATTTTTTTAGTAGGCAGGATGAACAAACTGTCTGCTGATGATCACAGCTTGCTAGAGGCCTGGGGGACGCCGGGCTTCCTGGCCTCCACGCCTGCAtcctgtgctctgcctgctggCCAGGAAGCTGGGTTGGCCACAGCCAGGGCATGTGAAGCCGTGTGAAGTCCTACCAAACGCAAACTGAAAATAGTCAGGACAAAGGCACTATGCGGGAAGGAAGCTGCTGACAGGAATTAGCAACAGATTAATTACTGATGTCTTGTACATCCATGTTTCATCTGCAAAGGGGGATGTCTCCTATCCTCTCCATGCAGATACTGTTTCTGTGTAACTGCTGTTGTTGTGTTATCCTCCTTGAGCAGCTtgcaattttt
Coding sequences within it:
- the CD180 gene encoding CD180 antigen; its protein translation is MACDLYFLIFTTLACVSCKASGAAETMCVEIRVNKSYSCEGLGLKEIPDKLPVTTEILDFSFNVLPSLQNSTFSELKSLLYLDLTRCQINWVYDGAFHSNKQLKTIVLTGNLLMFLSDTAFAGPQSLKQLVLTQTGITSMSFIPMTNLDSLDTLILGSNHISSLQLPPNFPTQNLKYLDFQMNNIRGITAEDVCVLQKTSNITLIFKGNDITYIEPGAFQSHFYSLDFGGCADIPGVLAGIQKSTMQTLWLGTFHGVEKEPYISPNVLQGLCNISVKDLYLQLRHFRNLNADMFQCLTRLRKLDLTQTHISALPPGISGMSSLAELVLNGNSFEHLCNISSAAFPSLTHLNIKGNSQFLQLGSGCLEKLAKLQHLDLSKSHIESFNCCNEALSGLSSLRYLNLSHNIKLYLQDVLIKDSTNLELLDLAFTPLHINTSQGPFRNLHLLQVLNLSSSHINTSIQHLFQGLENLKLLDLSQNSFELGIMPRDKLFQQLSKLEVLILSSCELTAIGSQAFHSLKKLQHVDLSHNKLTAFSTDAFSNLKSIYLNLAHNRIRIVPHDKLASLAGHCIINLSYNPLDCTCSNIGLITWYKQNLDKIEDPEGTRCSEPKLLAGAQLATVSLSCGINTAGIIAVVVVILSCVAVLIWGARYFKQNYQQI